In one Umezawaea sp. Da 62-37 genomic region, the following are encoded:
- a CDS encoding zinc-dependent alcohol dehydrogenase, whose protein sequence is MKALTWQGNADVQVTEVPDPRIEEPTDAIIKVTSTAICGSDLHLYGVLGPYLSPGDVLGHEAMGIVEEVGPGAAAHLSVGDRVVVPFNISCGHCWMCGRGLFAQCETTQVREQGKGASLFGYTSLYGSVPGGQAEYLRVPQAQFGPIVIPEGTPDEQFLFLSDILPTAWQAVRYADVPPGGTVAVLGLGPVGQFAVRIAAHLGAGRVIGVDRVPERLALAARYGAEPVNLDDVDDVAETLIDMVDGRGPDATIDAVGMEAHGGRLVAMAQKATGLLPDALAQKVTDKLAVDRLDALHAALKGVRRGGTASVSGVYGGEVDPMPMMEMFDRGIQLRMGQAHVRRWTDEILPLLLDPADPLGTLDLTTHHLPLAEAASGYEMFRSKRDGCVKVVLNP, encoded by the coding sequence ATCAAAGCGCTGACATGGCAGGGAAACGCGGACGTTCAGGTCACCGAGGTGCCGGATCCGCGCATCGAGGAGCCGACCGACGCGATCATCAAGGTGACCTCGACCGCGATCTGCGGCTCCGACCTGCATCTCTACGGCGTTCTGGGCCCTTACCTCTCGCCGGGCGACGTGCTCGGCCACGAGGCGATGGGCATCGTCGAGGAGGTGGGTCCCGGCGCTGCCGCCCACCTGTCGGTGGGGGATCGCGTCGTGGTGCCGTTCAACATCTCGTGCGGTCACTGCTGGATGTGCGGCCGGGGCCTGTTCGCGCAGTGCGAGACGACCCAGGTCCGCGAGCAAGGGAAGGGCGCGAGCCTGTTCGGCTACACCTCCCTCTACGGTTCCGTGCCCGGTGGGCAGGCGGAGTACCTCCGCGTGCCGCAGGCCCAGTTCGGACCGATCGTCATCCCCGAGGGCACACCGGACGAGCAGTTCCTGTTCCTGTCCGACATCCTCCCGACCGCCTGGCAGGCCGTCCGCTACGCCGACGTGCCACCCGGTGGCACGGTGGCGGTCCTCGGCCTCGGCCCGGTCGGGCAGTTCGCCGTCCGGATCGCCGCCCATCTCGGGGCCGGTCGGGTCATCGGGGTCGACCGGGTGCCGGAACGGCTCGCCCTCGCCGCGCGGTACGGCGCCGAGCCGGTCAACCTCGACGACGTCGACGACGTCGCCGAGACGTTGATCGACATGGTCGACGGTCGCGGTCCGGACGCCACCATCGACGCCGTGGGGATGGAAGCACACGGTGGACGGCTCGTCGCGATGGCGCAGAAGGCCACCGGCCTCCTCCCGGACGCGTTGGCGCAGAAGGTGACCGACAAGCTGGCCGTGGACCGGCTCGACGCGCTGCACGCCGCGCTGAAGGGTGTGCGACGGGGTGGGACCGCGTCGGTGTCCGGCGTGTACGGGGGTGAGGTCGACCCGATGCCGATGATGGAGATGTTCGACCGGGGCATCCAGTTGCGGATGGGTCAGGCCCACGTGCGCAGGTGGACCGACGAGATCCTGCCGCTGCTGCTCGATCCGGCCGACCCGCTCGGCACGCTGGACCTCACCACGCACCACCTGCCCCTCGCCGAGGCCGCGAGCGGCTACGAGATGTTCCGCAGCAAGCGGGACGGCTGCGTCAAGGTGGTGCTCAACCCGTGA
- a CDS encoding nucleotide disphospho-sugar-binding domain-containing protein, with the protein MRVLFASLPSLGHLFPLIPIAWAARAAGHEVLVATFGESAEQAARAGLPVADIAPGMTQRSLFIDFVTKERDLHQRIAAGDQSEDLAGALFGTWGEWVADGAVAHAEAWRPDVVVHERMAPFGRLVAGVLDVPCVRHDLGIEPGALAGQLRHMSAALARHGVPDLVDDSPWIDIVPPSLAPAGRDGWSMRPVPYNGGVVLPQWAVHPPERPRVAVTVGTLVGKRPDGIGLLERIIAFAPRVDAEFVIAIDPYDLPKLGDLPPNVRADGWLPLNALLPTCAAIVHHGGSGTTYAAIDAGVPQLLLPDDGASDRPINAAAVVARGIGLAGTPDDVDADLVRQLIGDDRLRAATAEVRAEMAAMPSPAELLTRLEVLVGQEPVSKSI; encoded by the coding sequence ATGCGCGTTCTGTTCGCCTCCCTCCCCTCGCTCGGCCACCTGTTCCCGCTGATCCCGATCGCCTGGGCGGCCAGGGCCGCCGGTCACGAGGTGCTGGTGGCCACGTTCGGCGAGAGCGCGGAGCAGGCGGCACGGGCAGGACTGCCCGTGGCCGACATCGCGCCGGGGATGACGCAGCGGAGCCTGTTCATCGACTTCGTGACCAAGGAGCGCGACCTGCACCAGCGCATCGCGGCGGGCGACCAGTCGGAGGACCTGGCGGGCGCGCTGTTCGGCACCTGGGGCGAGTGGGTGGCCGACGGCGCGGTCGCGCATGCCGAGGCGTGGCGCCCCGACGTCGTCGTCCACGAACGCATGGCCCCGTTCGGCAGGCTCGTCGCCGGGGTCCTCGACGTGCCGTGCGTGCGCCACGACCTGGGCATCGAACCCGGAGCGCTCGCCGGGCAGCTCCGCCACATGTCGGCGGCGCTGGCCCGCCACGGCGTGCCCGACCTGGTGGACGACTCGCCGTGGATCGACATCGTGCCGCCGAGCCTCGCCCCCGCGGGCCGGGACGGGTGGTCGATGCGGCCGGTGCCCTACAACGGCGGCGTCGTTCTCCCCCAGTGGGCCGTCCACCCACCCGAACGCCCCCGTGTCGCGGTCACCGTCGGCACCCTCGTCGGCAAACGACCGGACGGCATCGGCCTGCTCGAACGGATCATCGCGTTCGCTCCGCGGGTCGACGCCGAGTTCGTGATCGCCATCGACCCCTACGACCTCCCCAAGCTCGGTGACCTCCCGCCGAACGTGCGCGCCGACGGCTGGCTGCCGCTCAACGCCCTGCTGCCCACGTGCGCCGCCATCGTGCACCACGGCGGTTCCGGCACCACGTACGCCGCGATCGACGCGGGCGTGCCGCAGCTCCTGCTGCCCGACGACGGCGCGAGCGACCGGCCGATCAACGCGGCGGCGGTCGTGGCGCGCGGCATCGGCCTCGCGGGCACGCCCGACGACGTGGACGCCGACCTCGTCCGGCAGCTGATCGGCGACGACCGGCTGCGCGCGGCCACGGCCGAGGTGCGGGCCGAGATGGCCGCGATGCCCTCACCCGCCGAGCTGCTCACGCGGCTGGAGGTCCTGGTCGGCCAGGAGCCCGTGTCGAAGTCGATCTGA
- a CDS encoding serine/threonine-protein kinase, with amino-acid sequence MQTEHVVANRYRLEEQIGSGGSGVVWRATDERLGRPVALKRALSGDGDPQRFRQLEREAKLLAQLNHRHVVTIYDVLNDNGECWLVMEYVPARSMAELDVVTPQQAAKLGAQIADALAAVHAKGILHRDIKPGNVLMISEDEVKLADFGISRGTTGDATVTSPDLLTGSPGYVAPEVANGAAPTAASDVFSLASTLFAVVEGESPVGATTDDMQLRLRRAANGAIASPRRSGPLGPVLERMLRVDAEQRPTAAEAHEILADIAGVQAAQRAPHPSFVRRRGLLVTVGVLVAVAAVVSWVAFSGEPRTPTGPVLAVGPHDADPCSLIRDAALEEFGNPNPVPDNSGFNQCNMIVKKDRKEANVQAVIDNTPDEQDLVQAQDKGRYRLVTEAAGEGSCGRRLLLSDNYEIRIDVTRANDIDADACDMADAAVRSADAVIAGGPIPARRPDNPASHEDSFIGSDACRAKDSPSFPEEHGIDRGNPKVGFGHWMCTWTSTTEDVSYQLRFSRSKLLEKTGATKSQTAGRSSTTESVPDRDLCEVNVRNFQYKDAYDDDKNEVLEATVTGKTLSPDERCGLADQLATAFFPPR; translated from the coding sequence GTGCAGACGGAGCATGTCGTCGCCAACAGGTACCGGCTGGAAGAGCAGATCGGCTCCGGGGGCAGCGGAGTCGTGTGGCGGGCCACCGACGAACGCCTCGGCAGGCCGGTCGCGCTGAAGCGAGCCCTGTCCGGAGACGGGGACCCGCAGCGGTTCCGGCAGTTGGAACGCGAGGCGAAGCTGCTCGCCCAGTTGAACCACCGGCACGTCGTGACGATCTACGACGTGCTCAACGACAACGGCGAGTGCTGGCTGGTCATGGAGTACGTGCCGGCGCGGAGCATGGCCGAGTTGGACGTCGTCACACCTCAGCAGGCGGCGAAGCTGGGCGCGCAGATCGCCGACGCGCTCGCGGCGGTGCACGCGAAGGGAATCCTGCACCGCGACATCAAGCCCGGCAACGTTCTCATGATCTCTGAGGACGAGGTGAAGCTCGCCGACTTCGGCATTTCCCGCGGCACCACCGGCGACGCGACCGTGACCAGCCCTGATCTGCTCACCGGGTCACCGGGGTACGTGGCGCCGGAGGTGGCCAACGGTGCCGCTCCGACGGCGGCGTCCGACGTGTTCTCGCTGGCATCCACGCTGTTCGCCGTGGTGGAGGGCGAATCACCGGTCGGTGCGACGACCGACGACATGCAGCTGCGCCTTCGACGGGCCGCCAACGGCGCCATCGCCTCGCCGCGCAGGAGCGGCCCGCTCGGACCGGTGCTGGAGCGGATGCTGCGCGTCGACGCCGAACAGCGTCCCACCGCGGCCGAGGCGCACGAGATCCTCGCGGACATCGCCGGCGTGCAGGCGGCACAGCGCGCACCCCACCCGAGTTTCGTTCGACGCCGAGGACTTCTCGTGACCGTCGGGGTGCTGGTCGCGGTCGCGGCGGTGGTGAGCTGGGTCGCGTTCTCCGGTGAGCCCAGGACGCCGACGGGGCCCGTGCTCGCAGTTGGCCCGCACGACGCCGATCCGTGCTCGCTGATCCGCGACGCGGCTCTGGAGGAGTTCGGCAATCCCAACCCGGTCCCGGACAACTCCGGGTTCAACCAGTGCAACATGATCGTCAAGAAGGACAGGAAGGAGGCGAACGTCCAGGCGGTGATCGACAACACTCCCGACGAGCAGGACCTCGTGCAGGCCCAGGACAAGGGGCGGTACCGGCTCGTGACCGAAGCGGCGGGTGAGGGGTCCTGCGGACGCCGGTTGCTGTTATCCGACAACTACGAGATCCGGATCGACGTGACCAGGGCCAACGACATCGACGCCGACGCTTGCGACATGGCCGACGCCGCCGTCCGGAGTGCCGACGCGGTGATCGCCGGAGGGCCGATTCCAGCGCGCCGACCCGACAACCCGGCATCACATGAGGACTCGTTCATCGGATCGGACGCCTGTAGAGCCAAGGACTCGCCGTCGTTCCCCGAAGAGCACGGGATCGACCGTGGGAATCCGAAGGTCGGCTTCGGTCATTGGATGTGCACCTGGACCAGTACCACCGAGGATGTTTCTTACCAGCTGCGTTTTTCCCGGTCGAAGTTGTTGGAGAAGACCGGTGCGACGAAGTCGCAGACCGCCGGCCGGTCTTCCACGACCGAATCCGTACCCGACAGGGATTTGTGCGAGGTCAACGTGCGCAATTTCCAGTACAAGGACGCGTACGACGATGACAAGAACGAGGTGTTGGAAGCCACCGTTACCGGCAAGACCCTGTCGCCGGACGAACGGTGCGGGCTCGCAGACCAGTTGGCCACGGCCTTCTTCCCACCACGATGA
- a CDS encoding FHA domain-containing protein, translating to MPGERPNELPAGHHSLALGVPASVAPGMLHVLAATGGITFGPKEGRTVLFGRRKPGVHVCVGEDDLRISREHGALTCRGGRWWISTLGRLPLRLPESRLLFRQDEPIPLRSGYTPLFVRGSHERLHLLEVHVQPEDGGRPPADHHAPTRPPRTWHLTSLEKRVVVVLAQRYLLHELHPIPLSWRQVAEHLNEIRPDENWNHKKVERVVTEVRNRLSGNGVSGLTREEVGEPIGNTLNHNLIRELMESTTLVPPDLRVLDHEG from the coding sequence ATGCCAGGAGAACGGCCGAACGAACTCCCGGCGGGCCACCACAGCCTCGCCCTGGGTGTCCCCGCCAGCGTCGCACCCGGCATGTTGCACGTGCTGGCGGCGACCGGCGGCATCACCTTCGGCCCCAAAGAGGGGCGCACTGTCCTCTTCGGACGGCGCAAGCCGGGGGTGCACGTCTGCGTTGGCGAGGACGACCTGCGCATCAGCAGGGAGCACGGGGCGCTCACCTGTCGTGGTGGCCGGTGGTGGATCAGCACGCTGGGTCGCCTTCCGCTGCGGCTGCCCGAATCCCGCCTGTTGTTCCGGCAGGACGAGCCGATCCCGTTGCGGTCGGGGTACACCCCGCTGTTCGTCCGCGGTTCCCACGAACGACTGCATCTGCTCGAAGTGCACGTGCAACCCGAGGACGGCGGCCGACCACCGGCCGACCACCACGCGCCGACCAGGCCTCCGCGCACGTGGCACCTCACTTCCCTGGAGAAGCGCGTGGTCGTCGTGCTTGCCCAGCGGTACCTCCTGCACGAGCTGCACCCGATTCCCCTGTCCTGGCGCCAGGTCGCGGAACACCTCAACGAGATCCGGCCGGACGAAAACTGGAACCACAAGAAGGTCGAGCGCGTCGTCACCGAGGTGCGGAACAGGTTGAGCGGCAACGGCGTTTCCGGCCTGACCCGTGAAGAGGTCGGTGAGCCCATCGGGAACACGCTGAACCACAACCTCATCCGCGAACTGATGGAGAGCACCACCCTCGTACCACCGGACCTCCGCGTCCTCGACCACGAGGGCTGA
- a CDS encoding glycoside hydrolase family 16 protein, protein MTMYRRRWLASAGALSAATALVLAGVAIAQPPTGAGTNVSTCNNPVLNKTLAEWGSLRGASAVREAVVDHRSARFAYAQKNNSVLNPSFYLPQQQVKSGEVWAFAYDVAAEQSGRARVEVDWYSTPEGDNSGYLGNVPGAWVSFATGGWTRVASEFTAPSGAVRANVLTDHEYAATGASFRATACDYHVGSGTTTTTTTTTTNPSTDQTQAAVRNGWGAPLPSSDEFGGTGPVDPAKWSVPSGTEGGTAGCWPGHNGNGRRCAKNAAVAGGTMKMTGEANGDTGWLKHRLDRQYGRWEIRSRSQNTGASGGRYHVLHLIWPTSERWPQDGEYDWVEYTDPDAQCLSAFLHYPHPSDVAVQQEYRERCTVDMRQWHNFAFEWTPSALVGYVDGVEWFRVSGGGGPNGRQNIQTMPSGHLNIQLDNFTGDGGLRPAVFEVDWVRVYS, encoded by the coding sequence ATGACGATGTACCGGAGGAGATGGCTGGCCAGCGCAGGTGCCCTCAGCGCGGCGACCGCGCTGGTCCTGGCCGGTGTGGCCATCGCGCAGCCGCCGACCGGGGCGGGCACGAACGTCTCGACGTGCAACAACCCGGTGCTGAACAAGACGCTCGCCGAGTGGGGCTCGCTGCGCGGGGCGAGTGCGGTCCGCGAGGCCGTCGTCGACCACCGGTCGGCGAGGTTCGCCTACGCGCAGAAGAACAACTCCGTGCTGAACCCGTCGTTCTACCTGCCGCAGCAGCAGGTCAAGAGCGGTGAGGTGTGGGCCTTCGCCTACGACGTCGCGGCCGAGCAGAGCGGCCGCGCCCGCGTCGAGGTCGACTGGTACTCCACGCCCGAGGGCGACAACAGCGGGTACCTCGGGAACGTCCCCGGCGCGTGGGTGTCGTTCGCGACCGGTGGGTGGACCCGTGTCGCGAGCGAGTTCACCGCTCCGTCCGGCGCGGTGCGGGCGAACGTGCTCACCGATCACGAATACGCCGCCACCGGTGCGAGCTTCCGGGCGACCGCGTGCGACTACCACGTGGGCTCCGGCACCACCACGACCACGACGACGACCACCACGAACCCGTCCACCGACCAGACGCAGGCCGCCGTCCGCAACGGTTGGGGTGCGCCGCTGCCGAGTTCCGACGAGTTCGGCGGCACCGGTCCTGTCGACCCGGCGAAGTGGTCGGTGCCCAGTGGCACCGAAGGCGGGACGGCGGGGTGTTGGCCGGGGCACAACGGCAACGGTCGGCGCTGCGCGAAGAACGCCGCGGTGGCAGGCGGAACCATGAAGATGACCGGTGAGGCGAACGGCGACACGGGCTGGCTCAAGCATCGGCTCGACCGGCAGTACGGCCGCTGGGAGATCCGCTCGCGCTCGCAGAACACCGGCGCCTCGGGCGGTCGGTACCACGTGCTGCACCTGATCTGGCCGACCTCCGAGCGGTGGCCCCAGGACGGCGAGTACGACTGGGTCGAGTACACCGATCCCGACGCCCAGTGCCTGTCGGCGTTCCTGCACTACCCGCACCCCTCGGACGTGGCCGTCCAGCAGGAGTACCGGGAGCGGTGCACGGTCGACATGCGCCAGTGGCACAACTTCGCGTTCGAGTGGACCCCTTCGGCGTTGGTCGGCTACGTGGACGGCGTCGAGTGGTTCCGCGTCTCCGGCGGTGGCGGCCCGAACGGGCGGCAGAACATCCAGACCATGCCGTCGGGACACCTCAACATCCAACTCGACAACTTCACCGGCGACGGCGGCCTGCGCCCGGCGGTGTTCGAGGTCGACTGGGTCCGCGTCTACTCCTGA
- a CDS encoding BTAD domain-containing putative transcriptional regulator: MLALLLRDVGHVVVFERFVDALWDDDRMPRTARNVVQQAVSDLRRVLSIDPGVRLAHHTAGYVLEVDPALIDLHRFRALVARSCGEERASVLRRALGLWRGEPLEDVNAPGIASIKQALTEERLAVLEERLDLEVRAGRDAELVPELRVLAASYPWHERLHGLLMVALYRAGRPTEAFRVFHDAWQASGTAPGSELHRLYERMVRNDPALDRPVAATAGVVPR, encoded by the coding sequence GTGCTGGCACTGCTTCTGCGGGACGTCGGCCATGTGGTGGTGTTCGAGCGGTTCGTCGACGCGCTGTGGGACGACGACCGGATGCCGCGAACGGCGCGCAACGTCGTGCAGCAGGCCGTGTCGGATCTGCGACGGGTCCTGTCGATCGATCCGGGGGTCCGCTTGGCGCACCACACCGCAGGGTACGTGTTGGAGGTGGACCCCGCGCTGATCGACCTCCACCGGTTTCGCGCACTGGTCGCGCGGTCCTGCGGCGAAGAACGGGCGTCGGTCTTGCGCCGGGCGCTGGGGCTGTGGCGGGGTGAGCCGTTGGAGGACGTGAACGCCCCAGGCATCGCCTCGATCAAGCAGGCGTTGACCGAGGAGCGCTTGGCAGTGCTGGAAGAACGCCTGGACTTGGAGGTGCGGGCCGGGCGGGACGCGGAACTGGTCCCGGAGTTGCGAGTCCTGGCCGCCTCCTACCCGTGGCACGAGCGGCTGCACGGGCTGCTGATGGTGGCCCTGTACCGCGCGGGACGACCCACCGAGGCGTTCCGGGTCTTCCACGACGCGTGGCAGGCGTCGGGCACCGCCCCAGGGTCGGAGCTGCACCGCCTGTACGAGCGGATGGTGCGGAACGACCCCGCCCTGGACCGCCCGGTCGCGGCGACCGCCGGTGTGGTGCCGCGGTAG
- a CDS encoding alpha-lytic protease prodomain-containing protein, which produces MKRNTLWSTGAFALALVVVGACMQPAVAADDVAATSAPSSPKVSAALSATLQRDLHLTADQAALRLAREEAARVTERHAQDVLGSAYAGSWFDADSGKLVALSTDPAKASALAGKDIEVRTAARTAVQLDAAKTGIDALANRRAPAAVNSWYVDVQSNSVVIDVNRTKLDDAAKSFLDKARAGREYVRVVESTTSPRPLADVVGGWPYYINSAARCSVGFTVYGGFVSAGHCGRPGDTVSDNAGTVIGSFAGSTFPTYDYSWVSTNPGVTLWGYVEGYNGSWYYVRGSAQAAVGSGICRSGSTTGLRCGTILGRGETVNYPQGTVYNLTRTNVCAEPGDSGGSWISANQAQGVTSGGSGNCTSGGTTYYQEVNPILAAYGLTLILT; this is translated from the coding sequence GTGAAAAGGAATACCCTCTGGTCGACCGGCGCCTTCGCCCTTGCCCTGGTGGTGGTCGGTGCCTGCATGCAGCCCGCCGTCGCCGCGGACGACGTCGCGGCCACGTCGGCTCCGTCCTCGCCCAAGGTCAGCGCCGCGCTGTCCGCGACCCTGCAACGGGACCTGCACCTGACCGCGGACCAGGCAGCCCTGCGCCTGGCGCGCGAGGAGGCCGCTCGGGTGACCGAGCGGCACGCCCAAGACGTGCTGGGGTCCGCGTACGCCGGTAGCTGGTTCGACGCGGACAGCGGCAAACTGGTCGCCCTGAGCACCGACCCGGCCAAGGCCTCGGCCTTGGCGGGCAAGGACATCGAGGTTCGCACCGCGGCCCGCACCGCTGTCCAACTGGACGCGGCCAAGACCGGCATCGACGCGCTCGCGAACCGTCGAGCACCCGCTGCGGTCAACAGCTGGTATGTCGACGTGCAGAGCAACAGCGTCGTGATCGACGTCAACCGCACCAAGCTCGACGACGCCGCGAAGTCCTTCCTCGACAAGGCGAGGGCCGGTCGCGAGTACGTCCGCGTCGTGGAGAGCACGACCTCTCCCCGTCCGCTCGCCGACGTCGTCGGTGGTTGGCCCTACTACATCAACTCCGCCGCCCGCTGCTCCGTCGGATTCACCGTCTACGGCGGTTTCGTCTCCGCGGGTCACTGCGGCCGCCCCGGCGACACGGTCTCCGACAACGCGGGCACGGTCATCGGCAGCTTCGCGGGCTCGACCTTCCCCACCTACGACTACTCCTGGGTCTCCACCAACCCCGGCGTGACCCTGTGGGGTTACGTCGAGGGCTACAACGGCTCCTGGTACTACGTCCGCGGATCCGCACAGGCCGCGGTCGGCTCGGGCATCTGCCGCTCCGGCTCCACCACGGGGCTGCGCTGCGGCACCATCCTCGGGCGCGGCGAGACCGTCAACTACCCGCAAGGCACCGTCTACAACCTGACCCGCACCAACGTCTGTGCGGAGCCCGGCGACTCAGGCGGGTCCTGGATCAGCGCCAACCAGGCCCAGGGCGTCACCTCCGGCGGCTCGGGCAACTGCACCTCCGGCGGCACCACCTACTACCAGGAGGTCAACCCCATCCTCGCCGCCTACGGACTCACCCTGATCCTGACCTGA
- a CDS encoding SDR family NAD(P)-dependent oxidoreductase, giving the protein MTGRVVVVVGASSGIGLAAAIAFAARHDDLVLVSRSADALEAAKTACRSAGAGEVDVVVDDIRDPAAADRVVARTLDRHGRIDVVVHTATVMGYGTVEAMPAEVFTAVVDTAVHGTVHLSRAVLPVLRRQHAGVFIGVNSLLGSVTVPQMGAYAASKWGQRAVLRTLQQETRDEPGVHVCIVSPGSINTPIYYQAANYTGQAARPPWPVLSPERAGAAIVRLADRPRRHVSVPVGPGNPLIIAGFRLLPLLYDRLVGPLFRLAALTRKSLEPAAGNVHEPVPGQERVHGRWPQPR; this is encoded by the coding sequence GTGACCGGGCGGGTCGTGGTCGTGGTGGGCGCCAGTAGCGGGATCGGTTTGGCCGCCGCGATCGCGTTCGCCGCCCGCCACGACGACCTGGTGCTGGTGTCGCGCAGCGCCGATGCGCTCGAAGCCGCGAAGACCGCATGTCGAAGCGCGGGGGCCGGTGAGGTGGACGTCGTCGTCGACGACATCCGCGATCCGGCGGCGGCCGACCGGGTCGTCGCGCGAACCCTGGACCGGCACGGGCGCATCGATGTCGTCGTGCACACCGCGACGGTCATGGGTTACGGCACCGTGGAGGCGATGCCTGCGGAGGTGTTCACCGCCGTCGTCGACACCGCCGTGCACGGCACCGTCCACTTGAGCCGCGCCGTTCTCCCGGTCCTGCGCCGCCAGCACGCGGGGGTGTTCATCGGGGTCAACTCACTGCTGGGTTCGGTCACCGTGCCCCAGATGGGCGCCTACGCGGCCTCGAAGTGGGGGCAACGCGCCGTGTTGCGCACCCTGCAACAGGAGACGCGCGACGAGCCCGGTGTGCACGTGTGCATCGTGAGTCCGGGAAGCATCAACACCCCCATCTACTACCAGGCCGCCAACTACACCGGTCAGGCCGCCCGACCGCCGTGGCCGGTCCTGAGCCCGGAACGAGCGGGCGCGGCGATCGTGCGGCTGGCGGACCGGCCCCGCAGGCACGTGTCCGTGCCGGTCGGGCCGGGAAATCCGCTCATCATCGCCGGATTCCGGCTGCTGCCGCTCCTCTACGACCGGCTCGTCGGCCCGCTGTTCCGGTTGGCCGCGCTCACCCGGAAGTCGCTGGAACCCGCCGCGGGCAACGTGCACGAGCCGGTGCCCGGTCAGGAGCGCGTCCACGGTCGCTGGCCGCAGCCCCGCTGA
- a CDS encoding SGNH/GDSL hydrolase family protein — MTPHETSAPEPVPSGKYLRYVALGDSQTEGVGDGDDVVGLRGWADRLAEHLAVDNPDLQYANLAVRGRRAGEVRSEQLGPALALRPDVATVVAGVNDLLRFRVEPSTVVGHLEAMFAALTDSGARVATVTFPDLTRIIPLARPVRSRILDINDRIRAAAARHGVVVAEIARHSAVADRRFYSDDRLHCSPSGHQLIAAAVAHALQVPGSDDSWTKPPPPLPLSTQWPATAELRWAATFLGPWLGRRLRGQSSGDQRTAKHPQLHRLVGPGSP; from the coding sequence ATGACGCCGCACGAGACGAGCGCCCCGGAACCCGTCCCGAGCGGCAAGTACCTGCGCTACGTCGCCCTGGGCGACAGCCAAACGGAAGGCGTCGGCGACGGTGACGACGTCGTGGGCCTCCGGGGGTGGGCCGACCGGCTCGCCGAGCACCTCGCCGTCGACAATCCCGATCTCCAGTACGCCAACCTCGCCGTCCGCGGCCGCCGCGCGGGTGAGGTCCGGTCCGAGCAACTGGGGCCCGCTCTCGCCCTGCGACCCGACGTGGCCACCGTCGTCGCCGGGGTCAACGACCTGCTGAGGTTTCGGGTCGAGCCCTCCACGGTGGTCGGTCACCTGGAAGCGATGTTCGCCGCGCTCACCGACTCCGGAGCCCGCGTGGCCACCGTGACCTTCCCCGACCTCACCAGGATCATCCCCCTGGCCCGGCCGGTTCGCTCCCGCATCCTCGACATCAACGACCGGATCCGCGCCGCGGCCGCCCGGCACGGGGTCGTCGTCGCGGAGATCGCCCGGCACTCCGCCGTCGCCGACCGCCGGTTCTACAGCGACGATCGGCTGCACTGCAGCCCTTCGGGCCATCAGCTGATCGCCGCCGCGGTCGCGCACGCCTTGCAGGTGCCGGGCAGCGACGATTCCTGGACCAAGCCCCCGCCGCCGCTCCCCCTGTCCACGCAGTGGCCCGCCACCGCCGAACTGCGTTGGGCGGCTACCTTCCTCGGCCCTTGGCTCGGCAGGCGCCTGCGCGGCCAATCCTCCGGCGACCAGCGCACGGCCAAACACCCGCAACTCCACCGTCTTGTAGGTCCTGGGTCGCCGTAG
- a CDS encoding PadR family transcriptional regulator, whose product MSLRHAVLAALLSGEYSGYQLTKAFDVGVANFWYARPQQLYSELSKLEDGGLISGRDVVQQARPTKRLFTVTDAGLAELARFAADVGKPSFIRDDLLVKVQAVDHVDAAPVIAQLDQRAAAAAAKVEILDKLLLRFRGDLDEEAYLRHGTPIGPYLTCLRGKRFEQEHHDWSVRAAALLRDRAARNHSAPTPDQAR is encoded by the coding sequence GTGAGCCTGCGCCATGCTGTGCTCGCGGCGCTGCTGTCCGGCGAGTACAGCGGCTACCAGCTGACCAAGGCCTTCGACGTGGGTGTCGCCAACTTCTGGTACGCCCGGCCGCAACAGCTCTACTCGGAGCTGTCCAAGCTCGAGGACGGCGGGTTGATCAGCGGTCGGGACGTGGTCCAGCAAGCGCGTCCCACCAAGCGGCTGTTCACGGTCACCGACGCCGGCCTCGCCGAACTGGCGCGCTTCGCCGCCGACGTGGGCAAACCGTCGTTCATCCGCGACGACCTCCTGGTCAAAGTGCAAGCCGTCGACCACGTGGACGCGGCACCGGTGATCGCGCAACTGGATCAACGGGCCGCCGCCGCCGCGGCCAAGGTGGAGATCCTCGACAAGCTCCTGCTGCGCTTCCGCGGCGATCTCGACGAGGAGGCCTACCTGCGCCACGGCACTCCGATCGGGCCGTACCTGACGTGCTTGCGCGGCAAGCGGTTCGAGCAGGAACACCACGACTGGTCCGTGCGGGCCGCCGCACTCCTGCGTGATCGGGCGGCTCGGAACCATTCGGCTCCTACCCCGGATCAAGCCCGGTAG